The Acanthopagrus latus isolate v.2019 chromosome 6, fAcaLat1.1, whole genome shotgun sequence genome includes a region encoding these proteins:
- the LOC119020588 gene encoding prostacyclin synthase-like: MIWTVFLLVQAVLFYFILTHRSRSKTDPPLDKGVIPWLGHALEFGKDASKFLNRMKLKHGDIFTVRAAGRYVTVLLDPHSYDTVINDSDSLDFTRYAQVLMERIFNLRLPHDQPAKAKAMMIKHFRGANFGALTSTMSRHLRALLKAEMPLNQKDWKDEGLFNLSYSLLFKAGYLTLFGGEQNNNSTDPSRVYEEYKKFDGLLTKLARGTLKPEEKRTAQGVRQRLWELLATAGLTEDSGSSPWLHAYRRLLQEEGVDEETQKKAVLMQLWATQGNVGPAAFWLLGFLLTHPEALTAVKTEMETSETSPLERHADTPVFDSALEEALRLTAAPFITREVVQEKTLHMADGQEYLLRKGDRVCLFPFNSPQMDPEIHQEPQKFKYDRFLNEDGSAKRDFYKGGRRLKYYTMPWGAGTNGCVGKQFAINTIRQFVYMVLTDYDLELCDPDAQMPEADAGRYGFGMLQPQGDLLIRYKPR, encoded by the exons ATGATCTGGACCGTTTTCCTGCTCGTCCAAGctgtcctgttttatttcatcctcACGCACCGATCGAG ATCGAAGACTGATCCCCCTCTGGACAAAGGAGTGATCCCCTGGTTAGGCCACGCACTTGAGTTTGGAAAGGATGCTTCCAAGTTCTTGAATCGAATGAAGCTGAAACATGGCGACATTTTCACA GTGCGTGCTGCTGGCCGTTACGTGACGGTGCTGCTGGATCCACACTCCTACGACACGGTCATCAACGACTCGGACTCCCTGGACTTCACCCGCTACGCGCAGGTGCTCATGGAGAGGATCTTCAACCTGCGGCTCCCACATGACCAGCCGGCGAAAGCAAAAGCAATGATGATAAA GCACTTCAGGGGAGCGAATTTTGGCGCCCTTACCAGCACCATGAGCAGACACCTGCGGGCCTTGCTGAAAGCTGAGATGCCTCTGAACCAGAAAGACTGGAAAGATGAGGGACTCTTCAACCTTTCTTACAGCCTTCTCTTCAA GGCGGGGTACCTGACGCTGTTCGGTGGggagcagaacaacaacagcaccgATCCGTCGCGCGTCTACGAGGAGTACAAGAAGTTTGATGGTCTGCTGACCAAACTGGCCAGAGGAACGCTGAAGCCCG aggagaagaggacagCCCAGGGCGTTCGGCAGAGGCTGTGGGAGCTCCTGGCCACGGCCGGCCTGACCGAGGACTCGGGGTCCAGCCCCTGGCTTCACGCCTacaggaggctgctgcaggaggagggggtggatgAGGAGACGCAGAAGAAAGCCGTGCTGATGCAACTCTGGGCCACACAG ggTAATGTCGGTCCTGCTGCATTTTGGCTGTTGGGCTTCTTGTTGACACATCCTGAGGCTCTGACAGCGGTGAAGACGGAGATGGAAACCTCGGAGACCTCGCCGCTGGAAAGACATGCGGACACCCCTGTGTTTG ATAGTGCCTTGGAAGAGGCCCTCAGACTCACTGCTGCCCCCTTCATCACCAGGGAGGTAGTGCAGGAGAAGACCCTCCACATGGCTGATGGCCAAGAGTACCTGCTGAGGAAAGGAGACAGGGTGTGTTTGTTCCCCTTCAACAGCCCTCAGATGGACCCGGAAATTCACCAGGAGCCACAG AAATTCAAGTACGATCGGTTCCTGAACGAAGATGGATCAGCGAAGAGGGACTTTTATAAAGGAGGGAGGCGGCTGAAATATTACACCATGCCATGGGGCGCAGGGACCAATGGCTGTGTGGGGAAGCAGTTTGCCATCAATACCATCAGACA GTTTGTTTACATGGTGTTGACGGACTACGATTTGGAGCTGTGTGACCCAGATGCTCAGATGCCCGAGGCAGACGCCGGTCGTTATGGATTTGGCATGCTACAGCCACAGGGGGACCTACTCATCCGTTACAAGCCGcgataa
- the thumpd3 gene encoding THUMP domain-containing protein 3, with translation MSSQEDGAAEPGPETVEPSNSSNDNDATTGDIISVTIGATVPTGFEHTAAEEVKEKIGVDARISKDRGRIYFPITTDKLFQVHRLRSVDNLFVVVEEYDSYQFKESKEETLMELQQLASTLPWTNALEVWKLNRTFKKKKGYRKGGNGTKGKPKSEAPDATVADTEQQELPQTTSTEENQTEESVPEAESDTQDSVEAAPGAKLIKFRVTCNRAGDKHSFSSNEAARDFGGAVQEFFQWKADMTKFDIEVLLNIHNSEVVIGIALTEESLHRRNISHFGPTTLRSTLCYGMLRLCKPQPSDIILDPMCGTGAIPLEGAIEFNSSFYIAGDNYDMAVNRTVNNICHIQKRRADKGSISGLPIDTVRWDLCSLPMRTSSVDIIITDMPFGKRMGSRKKNWDLYPSCLREMARVCRPGSGKAVLLTQDKKCFSKAISRMGGLWKKLYTVWVNVGGLHAGVYLLKRTEALFGQTPEDVYESREAVSARGDEKADKEIS, from the exons ATGTCCTCCCAGGAAGACGGGGCTGCGGAGCCAGGCCCTGAAACAGTGGAACCATCCAACTCCTCCAATGACAACGATGCCACCACTGGGGACATCATCTCTGTCACCATTGGAGCCACCGTGCCCACAGGGTTTGagcacactgctgcagaggaggtCAAGGAGAAGATTGGAGTGGATGCACGTATCAGCAAAGATCGAGGCCGCATATACTTTCCAATAACCACTGACAAGCTTTTCCAG GTACATCGTCTGAGGTCTGTGGACAACCTGTTTGTTGTGGTTGAGGAGTATGATAGTTACCAGTTCAAAGAATCAAAG GAGGAAACAttgatggagctgcagcagcttgccTCCACACTCCCCTGGACTAACGCCTTAGAGGTTTGGAAACTAAATCGTacctttaaaaagaagaaaggttATCGGAAAGGAGGAAATGGCACCAAAGGGAAACCTAAGAGTGAAGCCCCTGATGCAACTGTGGCTGACACTGAGCAGCAAGAGCTACCTCAAACGACATCTACCGAAGAAAACCAGACAGAGGAGAGCGTGCCCGAAGCCGAGTCCGACACGCAGGACTCGGTGGAGGCAGCACCCGGGGCCAAATTGATCAAGTTTCGTGTGACGTGCAACAGGGCCGGcgacaaacacagcttttccTCTAATGAGGCAGCCAGAGACTTTGGTGGAGCCGTGCAAGAATTCTTCCAGTGGAAAGCCGACATGACAAAGTTTGACATAGAG GTGTTACTAAACATCCACAATAGTGAGGTCGTGATCGGCATCGCGCTGACGGAGGAGAGTCTTCACAGGAGAAACATCAGTCACTTTGGACCCACTACTTTGCGGTCAACTTTGTGTTACGGCATGCTCAG GCTGTGCAAACCTCAGCCATCAGATATAATTCTTGATCCAATGTGCGGCACTGGAGCTATACCACTGGAG gGGGCCATTGAGTTTAACAGCTCATTCTACATCGCCGGTGACAACTATGACATGGCGGTTAACCGCACAGTCAATAATATCTGTCACATCCAAAAACGTAGGGCAGACAAGGGCAG CATATCTGGACTGCCCATTGACACAGTGCGTTGGGATTTGTGCAGTCTACCCATGAGGACCAGCTCTGTTGACATAATCATCACTGACATGCCCTTTGGAAAGAG AATGGGCTCGAGGAAGAAGAACTGGGACCTTTACCCCTCCTGCCTGCGAGAAATGGCCCGTGTGTGCAGACCAGGATCGGGAAAAGCTGTCTTGTTGACACaggacaaaaaatgtttttccaag GCTATCTCCAGGATGGGAGGCCTCTGGAAGAAGCTCTACACTGTTTGGGTCAACGTCGGGGGTTTACATGCTGGAGTCTACCTACTCAAGAGGACCGAGGCCTTGTTTGGCCAAACTCCGGAGGACGTTTATGAATCACGAGAAGCGGTCAGCGCGCGGGGCGATGAGAAGGCCGATAAGGAGATCTCCTAA